The Juglans regia cultivar Chandler chromosome 11, Walnut 2.0, whole genome shotgun sequence genome contains the following window.
GAGTGTAAAATGTACATTAttatagtggcttctctcttctttctaacattataaatatagatagaaatcaTTATTAGGAGGAGCATTTATTTTACATACATGATACCATACATTTTCTCAAAAAAGTGTTGgaaataattaactaaaaacaGTTATATAATAAGTGTAAAATATATactgttatagtgatttttctctaacattactcttaatataataatgaaatgagataattctCACgattcaaaactaattttatatagTCGCAATGATAGTAACTTCTCTCAAACATTACCcttaatataataatgaaatgagatagttctCTCGATCCAAAACTAATTTTACACAGTCGCAGTGATTCCGGtaccaaaagaaaacaataaggTCGCTCGGTGACGCTGCATTGAATCCGAGAACACGAGCAAGGGTCCCTTGTAGCTTCCTCGTACTCTCGATTCTCCGACGCCCGAGGTCTTCCCCAGAATCTTTTCTCTTTGTGCAGTGACCATGAGATCCCAACCGGTTATTCTCGTGCTTTTGGTACATTTATGCATCTCATCTCTTTCCTCGTCTCTCGCAATCTCACCCGGGTAGGTTTTCTAATCTACGTTCCTCTTTTCCggtaaattttattcttttttggtttcttagaaaggaaagaaagcttatatatatgtttatatataataaacgtTTTATTGATTATGGAGGATTTCTCACAAAAAgtggaggaaaaaaataattttttaggaCCTCGACTTTAGTTTCTTTGCcccttaatttaattattattattttttggttattaACAGTGAAGGTTACACCGTTAACGGTCGGGTGAAGATTCGAAGTATGTTCTTTTCCATGTTCCATATACATTTccattctcttttcctttttgatttAACTGCAGCGTCGAAAATCGGAACTAGTTTTCGTCTTTATTATTTGACTAGTATGTCCTGTAATTTTGAGTTAATTGAACTGGTTGGTACTGAATCAGGACATTGAAAAACGCGAGTTAAATAGAACCCGTGTTATCGCAATATTTGAACATCAATCGAATGTACTACTAGTTGCTTGTCGATCTGTTATTACTCATTATTTCCTCGTGCGGTGAAGTTTAGCTACAAGCAGAATCTCTTTATTAAGTTGATTTAGATGGTGAGAAGAGCGCTTGGAACCTCTCTGTTATTGGTAGATTTTGGTTCAATTCTTACCGAAGATGCTTATAGTATAAGTTTCTCATCAAGAAGAAGTTTGGCCCGTCTGCGTCTGTGTGAGGTGAAATTTAGTTGGGCCAATTCTGCCTGCCTGGATGGTTTCGGCAAGCACATGTCATCAATGGCAACTCTTCCATCACAGATGTTACAATTTCAACACTCAGATATTATATTTcgtttaaatttagattttggACCTCtatgttgatttttttggtCTTCAAACAATGCCCTGAAATGTTATGGTTTCTTTGCATAATTTCCCCTTTACAATGCTTCTTTATGTTCTTCCCTTTCCCACCCTTTTCACCCTTTTTAAGGATTAAcctgtattatttttaaattaatttggcAGGTATGGGTGCACAAGGTCTTGTTCTTCCtggaaaattatcaaatatcaaAGTTGTACTTAATGGTGGCCAAAGGGTTACTTTACTGCGACCTGATGGATATTTCTCGTTGtatcctttttttccttttccaccttGACACATGTTATTCTGTTAAACTTGATTCAGGACACTTTGGCATTGTCTGTTTATACATTGCAAAATTCCTCTCCTGCAAACCCATTCCTATTTTTTCTATGTTGTTGTCGTAGAAAAATTCATCTTCATTGTTATGGAAAATGACCACATCTTGTTTGATGTGGTGCCCATGGAGGGAAAGAAGTGACTGGACTTTTGAAAATTGTGAGAAGACAGTGACAGTACTCAAGAATCTTTTATTTAGAACCTAATATCATTGGATGAttgctcaaattttttttttctatttctagtttctaGGAGTTTTGTACTCTGCATTTTCTGGTTCGGTGTATAGCCAGTGTACTTCCTGTTCACTTGGGTAGCAccctgttttgatcacaaataaagctgaagttatatatatatatatatatatgtatatgtatgtatgcataaaatatttaagtatttCCTTTTGagttaggatttttttatatatataatttcaaaatgtAGATCTccgcttttttatttatttatttaaatgccCTTGTTATTTTACTCTTTTGATAGGAAGACTGGTGAATCATACTTTAGTACTCTCTGTGATTCCTTAATATGCATGCTTATAGCGATAACGTGCCAGCAGGAACTCATCTAATTGAAGTAGATGCAATAGGCTATTTCTTTTCCCCGGTGGGACTCACAATCTACTATTtcctatcattattttattataatgacCAATAAGATTTCTCATTATTGATTTCTCTTAAATGCATTTAGGTCCGAGTTGATGTCAGTGCCAGAAATCCGGGCAAGGTTCAGGCCACACTGACAGAGAATAGGAGGGGTTTGAGTGAGTTAGTTTTAGAGCCGCTGAGAGAGGAACAATATTACGAGGTTTGTTTCAACTTAAATTTgactatttcttcttcttaatcTGTTAAAAACCTTGACTCATCGTGTTTTCTGCTTTTACAGATTAGAGAACCCTTTTCCCTTATGTCTGTTGTGAAAAGCCCAATGGGTCTGATGATGGGATTTATGCTGGTAGTCATGTTTCTAATGCCCAAATTAATGGAGAACATGGGTAAAGTACTCTTGTTCATAACGTTTTATGTTGAACCCCTGATCTTGAGGCTCTGACTTTTTGTAGATTTACCTGGGTTGGCTAGGCTCAGGCAGAATAGAAAAGCCCAATGTTTCATGAGAACCCTCAAGGCTACTAGCGTTTGTTGTATGGTTCCAGTTCTCTTACTGACAGTATctatttgttgtgttttggtGGCAGATCCTGAGGAAATGAGGCGAGCCCAAGAAGAAATGAGGAGTCAAGGGGTTCCCTCCTTGGCTAGCTTGTTACCTGGTGGTGCTGCCAGGAGTTGAGGAGTTAAGGATGAAAAACTGTGAACCCCCTGTCCTTTCGTGTTCAAAACATTAATCGGAATTTATGCTCTCAGATTGTACCTCTTTTTGTTGGCACCTCTGGAAGGTATTGGTGTTGCCTTGGTGAGGACCTTAAAAACATATGCTGGCCCGGTCCTAGTGATTGCGTTTGTGATGTTGACAACCGTCCACAATATTCTTAACTTCTCTCTCCATTATGCTTGCTTGAAAATAGGTGGGAACTATTTTGAAAGGGTGTCTGTGTTAGTGGCACACTCCTTTAGAAAACTCAAAATGCCTCCACTCGAAATCACAAGATCCTGTGCATCAGAGTATCATTCAGTCGATATTGCAATCCGTAATTGTATTTAGCTGATATTGATTTGAAGCTCGAGTTTTATATTTGCATTTTTGCTGTTGGGCTTCTAAAAGGATAGGATTGGTTTTCCCAATTCTGAAATGTGATTATCAATCAAGAGAACGACACCGATAGAGGCTTCTGATATCTGTTAGTGATATGGCTCCATTAGCACGCTGTCCTACCCAAATAATAGGGTTGGCAGCCTGGCACTGGCACCTAGTGGTACCAAGGAAGTATCCGAGGTCTTATTACGATCGGTTCAGGGGAAATCAACCATTTAGATTAACCCAATCCATCAACAATATCAATACTACGAAAACGTACTctaataaaattcaaaagaaatgagagaaaatggtGCAAGAATGCAGCTGAAATCCACTTCAGGTGCTTTTATTATAGCATGAAACAAAGAGCCAATAGCAAGTGAAAGAGCTCCCAAGGCAAGTGTCCGGAAATAGGATTGGAGTGCCAAATGATATTCTGGGAGTGTTGAATAACTTTCATTCCCAAGACAGAAATGAAGGTGAAAAAACAAGCAGTTAAAAATAGCACCAAGGAGCATGTGGtacaaataaaactatttttcccTTTGTCAATGTAGCTGCTGATGTGGCCGGTGGTGTTGAGCAAATGGATCACGTAACTCGTCAAAATGGGCTCGCCTAGTCCGACACATAAAGTGTACGGGAGCCCAAGTGTGCTACTGATGGACCCTGGATCTGGACCTCAATTAACTTTGCCTTGGAAGTAACcgcctccctccctctctctcttttcttcaaaaagcttttaccccactttttttttccttgtctcAAACTCGAAACCAAACGGGTACTCTCGCTCTCAGAAATTCAAAACCTTCGTCTGGTACTTTCTACTCTTTGCGCTGACTTCTCCATTTCCATTCCAATTAATGGGAGTACTAACCTTGACTCAAATCACCTTTATTTGCACAGGGATATAGTTTAAAGTGTAtttactctctccctctcttgttGAGATGGAGAACTTACCGACGACAATGAAATCGGAGCGGCGGTGGAGATCTAAGCCTCTCCAGAGCACCAAACCCTCGCTCGTGATGGCCTTCTTCTCTTGCCTCGCTTGGCTCTACGTTGCCGGCCGGTTTGTCCCCCCTCCCTCTTTGTTGATTCATTCCTCTTTTTGCTTTACGTTAAGCCGAAATTCTAGATTTCAACAACTTTACTTTGCTTTTAATACCCTTAAAACACAATGACGCCCCTACGAAAATTCAAACCGAACTATCAGCTCAACCTGTTTGGATTTTTCTAGTTCCTAATATGGTGTGTTTGAAAGAATTGGAGTTAATTTTGCTTTTTAAGTGTAGATTTGTGGTCTATGGAAAGGCACAGGTAACAGAAAATTACTTACTATAGATTTGAAATCGGATCCTCCATTTTGAATTCCAGAGTTCCTTCCATGGGGAAAAAAGAAACGCAGCCTTCAATTCAGCCGTCTAACTTATATAtgttttcgtttctttttttaattaatttttgttacaATAGCTGATTCGTAACACTTTATGCATTTTCAACTTTGTTGCAATAATCAGGTTGTGGCAAGACGCAGAGAACAGAAAATTACTTTCCAATCTTCTTTACAAGAACTCCCTCCAGGTCTGTTTAAATTTTTCTGTTCTCCTCCCTTTATCATACTCGTACTTCGTTGATGAGGAAAGTATTGAACCTTGAGACACAATATTAAGCTCCAAGCCCGTTACAACTTACAAGtcgttagaattttttttttattttttattttttattttttattttttgtggggggTATTTAAAAAGAGACTTCTTGagatgataaattattatttgtttatatttcttAGAGTTTCTGGGGCTTACAAATTGTGGGTTGGTGACTTGTGTTGATGTAtgtttcatttcaattttttgattcaatatatctttaatatttttctgcGTTATTGTTACCAGAGACCCAAGGTTCTTACAGTAGAAGATAAGCTAACGGTGCTAGGATGCAGGTACCTTTcccatctttttctttaatatcCCTTTTTATAGTTGGATATGTTTTGGTGTGCTGCCATGTACTGTTTTTATTGGAATCTCTGGTTTTCAATTTTAGAGATTTGGAGAGGAGAATTGTGGAAGCTGAAATGGAACTGACGCTGGCTAAGAGTCAAGGGTACCTCAATAACCAATTGCAGCAAAGCAAGTCTTCTTCTGGCCGAAGGCTTCTTGCCGTTATTGGGCTTTATACTGGATTTGGTAGTCACTTGAAGCGAAATGTTTTTAGAGGGTCTTGGATGCCTAAAGGTCAGTCAGATTGCTAATTATGCTGGTTGTGTACTTAATTAttcccttttttaaaaaatctgaatTCCATCCTTATCTTTTGTGACCAGGATGCACATTGGTTAAAATATTgattactaaaatattatatgagcCTTGATCTGttttttttggttatattaTGACATCCATTACtatgcattttaaaaaaacataatattatatgagTGGACGTTTCAATCACATATATGCCTctcttttcaattaatttacaGCACCATTTGGGCTTTTACAGGTGATGCCTTGAGAAAACTTGAAGAAAGAGGAGTGGTCATTCGTTTTGTAATTGGTCGGAGGTTTTTCCAAAAAACTTAATCCTTAAAATAGTGGCATATGCTTTCTTGTtcatttgttttgttggttggtTTTTTCAGAATTACCAGTTCTACACTTCTGGTAGCAAGAATGGGACAAAGTTCTATCtaaccttttttaatttgacTTTGGTAGTGCCAATCGAGGTGATAGCTTAGATCGCAATATTGACAAGGAAAATCGCACAACAAAGGATTTCTTGATTCTTGTAAGTTATAGATTCAAATGTGTCAACAATTCAACTGATAGAAGACGTCTGACACAGCCATTAAAAGTTTGTTATAATGACATCTTTTCAGATTTTATCAgacattttgaaatttaaaacaaatctaattaaaaaatgaatatctTGGATGTGTTCTGTTTTTTTGTTCTGCTTTTAATAATCAGGATTTTTTAAGAGGCCTGAATGTTCCATATCACCTATTTTCATCCTATCAAATCAACctgttaatgaaaaataaattcctGATTTCTTTTAAGTTAGAAATTTTTGCAAGTTTTATTAGTTTGCCTCTTATTCTATAGCTTTGTAACATTCAAAGCATAATGTTTGAACATGTTTCTTTGATAATGTGTCAGGAAGGTCATGAAGAGGCTCAAGAAGAGCTGCCGAAGAAAGTGAAGTACTTCTTCAGTACTGCAGTTCAAAAATGGGATGCTGAATTTTATGTAAAAGTTGATGACAATATAGACCTTGATCTTGGTAAGCACTCATACATGCATctatttctacataaaataaaatattggtacATTTCTGATATATTTTTCTGAGCTTTTTGGTGCATCATTTACTCGGGTTTCTGCTCTAACAGAGGGTTTAATTGGACTTCTTGATCGTCGTCGTGGTCAAGATGGTGCTTACATTGGATGCATGAAGTCAGGAGATGTGATATCTGAGGAGTATATGCTTATCACATCTTCAGCTTTCTCTTAACTGAAATCAGTTGTAATCCcaatgttattgaattaagcttATCAGCTTATAATTTCTTGTTCATTTTCAGGGGTAAGCCTTGGTATGAACCTGATTGGTGGAAATTCGGTGATGAGAAATCGTAAGTGATCTACTTTTGATTGAAaacaaaagttatttttttatttgataggAGAGCATTTGGGGATTATTctatttgtagatttatttttcatacatCTTTAAACTCGTTAAAAATCATTTATGCTCTATTAGGTTGTTGGTGGGTGGGGAGAGGGTGAGAAAAACTGGTAATTAAAAGTGTCTTTCTATGTTTTCCCCACCTTTTGGCAGCAAACAGAGTATCATTTAGCACATTTATCAGCATTGGCAACTTGTGAAACTGTGAAAATTTGATCAATATAAAGTATCGATAGTCTTGTATGATTGGATTAGAAAACTTGCTATGTAAAAAATCCAGCTTCATTATTTAATTCTCACCTGAGCATTCTGTGATACTGCTACACAATTGTGTTCTCCCTTACCTATTGTATAACCTTGGGAGTTGACAGTAGTGTGTTTGCTTGTTGCATGCTATGATAATAATTTCTGAGGATGTTAGGAAACTGAAAATAGTTTTCACAAATTGGGCAGCATTCATCTGCCCTCCTTTAGGGATCGAGTATGTAGTTGAAACTTTTCGTTATGATGTTGCTGCTTGCTACTCTAATTGCCACAATATGAAATTTGACCATAATTACTGCTTTCATTCAGGTACTTCCGACATGCAGCTGGCTCTCTTCTTATACTCTCCAAGAATTTAGCTCAGTATATTAACATAAACAGGTTATTACTGGGTCTGGTTTCAATAGGCAattctgttttaattttttgttctgaTTATCTTCGTTGTGTCTGTCATAAGGGGCTTGCTATAATTTGCTGATAGCAAGAATCTGAATAACTAAATCATTTGAAATTTGGAACTTGATGTTCAGCCCATTTTGTTCTCTGACTCtcattttttgttaacttgattgcatattttgaaagtttgcAACATGGATGTCCCTGTTGACCCAAAATGATAACATAATTgatatttcagttttttttataagtataattGATGTTTCAGTTTAATCAGAGCAAAACAAAGTTGCTATTATTGTATGCTAGTGCCCATCTCATTCCTGTTTCCTTATCATATGCAGTGCATCTCTTAAAACTTATGCTCACGATGATGTATCAATGGGTTCGTGGATGATGGGTATCCAAGCAACCTACACAGATGACAATCGCCTTTGCTGCAGTAGTATTAGACAAGGTAAATTTTCCTTAATGCTTTTATTAATAGTTTATCTGGAACTGCCAACTAGATcctggttttttgttttaacaaatttgccttttattctcatttgaaaacaaaaagaacagtTGGAAATCAATTCTTATATTAATGACTCTAAAAGGAAAAGGCCTTGAAGAAAGATTCTAATCAACAGAGCAATCTTTTAAGCATGGGTTGGAGCAGTTGAATAtagtgttaatttttttaacttctaggGCTGGGGGTCAGGGTGGTGGTCTGCCTTTAACAATTATTTTCAGTAGTAGTGTTACGATTACTTTTAAGACATTTTACCAGCCATGcaacttgtatttatttttaactttcttatttCCAGACAAGGTGTGCTCCCTGGCTTGAACAGAGGAAATAGTTTATCAGAAAAATATCCCCAACTTCTTTTATTTGGGGACTGGAATGTTGGTCTGTCTTGATGGCTCATTCACCGTGCACATTTTTGTTTTATCTCCTAATATGAGGGATCTTTGAAAACATCAGCAAGATTATTCATTTGGATCTGGATATTACCTGCAATTTTTACAAGATTTACACATGTCCACCACATTGTCCTGTCCTATTGGTGGTCGGATCTTAAGTGGAAGCTAGGTGCTATAGTGTAAACTTGATGAAATATTTCGTGTTTTATTTAGTCAGTAAGGAAAGCTTCTGTTTCCTACAAGCCATGCTTGTGCATTCCAGAGTTAAAATAAGAGTTGAGCTTTAGCAGCATGCATATTCATgttgtataatttaattattatttgtttcattaCTTCGCAACTGACCTGTTACCTGTGCAAATTTGCATAGTCACTTTTTAAGACAACTCATACCATTTTAAGCCGGTGTAGGCATTTGACCCCTAATCTTTTGTAATGTATATAAATGAGCATGCTCTGAAAAATTTCATTTGAAGCATGTCATGTCCTCTATAAATATGTGGAGTGAATTAGAGTAGGGGTAAGTCTCTTTAAATTGCTTGGTTGAAAAGCACTCCTCAGCTCAATCTGGAACTGGAAGTTGGTTTATCTATGGGGAATTATATTACTAATGGGCTTCACACCACAAAAAACTTGACGATTTACAGTCTAAGCCTAATTGCTGGACATTATCCCCTGTTGTTGATTACAAACCCACCAGTGACAACCATCCAAGGATTGATTACACTTGCGAGAAGTCTCGTAAAAAGAGAGACGCACATTTGGAGGAAAGACCTGTGATAATCAGAGTGTGAGGTGAGTTACGAGAGATTTTGTGAGGAAGAAAGGCAAGCCCCTCCTGTTGTATTTGTATTGGTGGTGAAATTCAATCGAAGCCAGTAGTAGTTGGATGTAATGATTAGCCCTGGAAGCATTTGATCCTGATTTGGAAAATCCCCTTCTAGACTATCTTCCCTGTAAACATTTGCACTCTCTATTGTAGATGTACATGAAAACTTAGTATATTTCGTTACTCCATCTTATAGCATATgataaggaaaacaaattgCACTAACATATGGGATCTTTTTTCCTGCAATTGGTATTAATCAATTGCGTCTCTTCACCTAATTACATACAGAGAAAATAATATAAGGTATTTGAGCAAATACAATAGAGAAAGGAGCTACGGTTATTGGGTCTGATTGGTTTACAGTGATTGGTTCCAAGAATGGAATATCCCCTAAGGAATTGATAGCAAGTATTTTTCCATTAAGAAGCATTGTTTGGCTGTGTAAATCCCCATCCTTAGCTGTCAAGTGGTATTCTTCTCTTGTAATATTACTAATTTTAGACCCTCGAGACATTGTAGCAAACCTAGTTCTTGGAGTTTGATTTTCTTGTGAAGTCGAAGTGCTGAGGCTGGTAGCATTTTCTGTTGAAACGTGCACTTGAACTGTAGCGTTACCGTCTAGGTTGATCAGGAGCAATGTGATTCCTTGCTGCAATTATTAAAAACCCAATGAAatcattcctctctctctcatttttttagtGGACTAAACTGTAGATTATAGTCACCTTTTTCTTTGAGCAGTGAGCATAAGCTCGGATTTTATTTGTTCCGGAGAAGTTTGTGGATAGAACATTCCTTCCCATCAAACGATGCCAAAGAAGGGCACTGTGAAtaaaacaacaatattaataagCGCATGCCTCTCGTTAATCAacctatataatattaatttttttcttgctaaTGCCTTGGGCTCATTCAGCCCCCCATTTTCACAAGTCTTGTGTAATTCTCGGGCCACGCTAGACTTTGGGGATGGGTTCTTAGGGTTATTCACAAACTCTTGAGCTCCCTTCAGATTGCCTCGTTTTAGGTATTTTAAGAAAGTGATTCTCTTTAGCGTATGACAGAAACCATGATTCAGGGGCAGACCTATTATCAGATGGCCTGTCTTTGTTCTTCTCAATCAGAATtcctatttatatatttttttggaataattattCGGTAGTCTTGAATATGCAATACTCTCATCCTATCGCAAAATATCATGTCattaaaaattagtatttatataagtaatttgaatgatataatattttgtaataggaTGAGAGTAGCACGCCATCTATATTTTAGGAGTGcctaataatttcattttatcggGAATGGAAGGCTTTGCTAATTTGGAGTATAGTGTCTTGCTTGGAATTCAAGAAAAACCTGTAGTAATCAGGATTTGGAACCAATGTGGAAGCGTCGAGTAGGCCATAGTTTCCACCAACTAATGATTGTCTACAATATGTTTTGGTGTCAAAAGATGATGCCATTCCGAGCTGGTCCAAGTACCTGTTTGATTATTTAATGCCAACCAAGATCATTATccaagaccaaaaaaaaaaaaaaaaatggagtccGCAGCAAATTTACCAGAAACTAAAAACAAATGCATCAGTGACAAGATGATGGC
Protein-coding sequences here:
- the LOC108992199 gene encoding ER membrane protein complex subunit 7 homolog, whose product is MRSQPVILVLLVHLCISSLSSSLAISPGEGYTVNGRVKIRSMGAQGLVLPGKLSNIKVVLNGGQRVTLLRPDGYFSFDNVPAGTHLIEVDAIGYFFSPVRVDVSARNPGKVQATLTENRRGLSELVLEPLREEQYYEIREPFSLMSVVKSPMGLMMGFMLVVMFLMPKLMENMDPEEMRRAQEEMRSQGVPSLASLLPGGAARS
- the LOC108992198 gene encoding hydroxyproline O-galactosyltransferase HPGT3-like; this encodes MENLPTTMKSERRWRSKPLQSTKPSLVMAFFSCLAWLYVAGRLWQDAENRKLLSNLLYKNSLQRPKVLTVEDKLTVLGCRDLERRIVEAEMELTLAKSQGYLNNQLQQSKSSSGRRLLAVIGLYTGFGSHLKRNVFRGSWMPKGDALRKLEERGVVIRFVIGRSANRGDSLDRNIDKENRTTKDFLILEGHEEAQEELPKKVKYFFSTAVQKWDAEFYVKVDDNIDLDLEGLIGLLDRRRGQDGAYIGCMKSGDVISEEGKPWYEPDWWKFGDEKSYFRHAAGSLLILSKNLAQYININSASLKTYAHDDVSMGSWMMGIQATYTDDNRLCCSSIRQDKVCSLA